In one window of Pseudomonas chlororaphis subsp. chlororaphis DNA:
- a CDS encoding NAD(P)/FAD-dependent oxidoreductase, whose product MGSESYWLDSAPAFTGAQSGALPDSVDVAIVGGGFTGLSAARALAMKGARVVVLEAGRVIGEASGRNGGQCNTGVAQDYAALSASLGAERARAYYQAYERAVQSVVALVEQEGIGCDLKRNGKLKLAAKPLHYEGLARTCELIRREVDADVELLSAEQVRGEIDSAGFHGGLLQRNGVQMHVGRFGIGLAHAAARHGALIYQDCAVQGWQGNSGGYRLDTARGSLQARQILLATGACQHGDLGWYRRRIVPVGSFVVTTEVLPQALVERLLPQQRSYVTSRTIGNYFRLTPDNRLLFGGRARFAMSSPSSDAKSGKVLQAAMVQMFPQLAGVAIDYCWGGLVDMTSDRLPRAGERNGIYHAMGYSGHGVQMSVHMGQVMAEVMDGANPSLNPWQDLAWPAIPGHFGKPWFLPLVGAYYRFQDYLH is encoded by the coding sequence ATGGGCAGTGAATCCTATTGGCTCGACAGTGCGCCGGCCTTCACCGGGGCACAGAGCGGCGCGCTGCCGGACAGCGTCGACGTGGCGATCGTCGGTGGCGGTTTCACCGGGCTGTCCGCGGCCCGCGCGCTGGCCATGAAGGGCGCCCGGGTGGTGGTGCTGGAAGCCGGCCGGGTGATCGGCGAAGCCTCCGGGCGCAACGGCGGCCAGTGCAACACCGGGGTGGCCCAGGATTACGCCGCCCTCAGCGCCAGCCTCGGCGCCGAGCGCGCGCGGGCCTATTACCAGGCCTATGAGCGGGCGGTGCAGAGCGTGGTGGCGCTGGTGGAGCAGGAGGGCATCGGTTGCGACCTCAAGCGCAACGGCAAGCTCAAGCTGGCGGCCAAGCCCCTGCATTACGAAGGGCTGGCGCGCACCTGCGAGCTGATCCGCCGCGAGGTCGATGCCGATGTCGAGCTGCTGTCCGCCGAGCAGGTGCGCGGCGAAATCGATTCCGCCGGTTTTCACGGCGGCCTGTTGCAGCGCAACGGCGTGCAGATGCACGTCGGGCGCTTCGGCATCGGCCTGGCGCACGCCGCGGCGCGCCATGGCGCGCTGATCTATCAGGACTGCGCGGTCCAAGGCTGGCAGGGCAACAGTGGCGGCTACCGGCTCGACACCGCGCGCGGTTCGTTGCAGGCGCGGCAGATTCTGCTGGCCACCGGTGCCTGCCAGCATGGCGACCTCGGCTGGTACCGGCGGCGCATCGTGCCGGTGGGCAGCTTCGTGGTAACCACCGAGGTGCTGCCGCAGGCCCTGGTCGAGCGGCTGCTGCCGCAGCAGCGCTCCTATGTCACCAGCCGCACCATCGGCAACTACTTCCGCCTGACCCCGGATAACCGCCTGCTGTTCGGCGGCCGGGCGCGCTTCGCCATGTCCAGCCCCAGTTCCGATGCCAAGAGCGGCAAGGTGCTGCAGGCGGCCATGGTGCAGATGTTCCCGCAACTGGCCGGGGTCGCTATCGACTACTGCTGGGGCGGGCTGGTGGACATGACCAGCGACCGGCTGCCCCGGGCCGGCGAACGCAACGGCATCTACCACGCCATGGGCTACAGCGGCCATGGCGTGCAGATGTCGGTACACATGGGCCAGGTCATGGCCGAGGTCATGGACGGCGCCAATCCATCCCTCAACCCCTGGCAAGACCTGGCATGGCCGGCGATCCCCGGGCACTTCGGCAAGCCCTGGTTCCTGCCGCTGGTAGGGGCTTACTACCGCTTCCAGGACTATCTGCACTGA
- a CDS encoding (2Fe-2S)-binding protein, whose amino-acid sequence MKGRFVRLGERERAPVRLRVDGEPIEALQGDTLMVALLTQGTALRQSEFDSGRRAGFCLMGACQDCWVWTRAGERLRACSSEVREGLDILTTQPEAVWPLHG is encoded by the coding sequence ATGAAGGGGCGTTTTGTACGGCTGGGCGAGCGCGAACGGGCGCCGGTACGGCTGCGGGTGGACGGGGAGCCCATCGAGGCATTGCAGGGCGACACGCTGATGGTGGCGTTGCTGACCCAGGGGACGGCCCTGCGCCAGTCGGAGTTCGATTCCGGCCGGCGCGCCGGCTTCTGCCTGATGGGCGCCTGCCAGGACTGCTGGGTCTGGACCCGCGCCGGCGAGCGCCTGCGCGCCTGTTCCAGCGAGGTCCGCGAGGGCCTGGACATTCTCACCACACAACCGGAGGCGGTATGGCCACTGCACGGCTGA
- a CDS encoding FAD/NAD(P)-dependent oxidoreductase — MATARLNIPSGSAPRVVIVGAGPAGTRCAETLLAAGIVPTLVDENRRDGGQIYRRQPEGFRRDYATLYGSEAHKARALHDSFERLRPRIDYRPDTLAWNLTPGQLCCVSQGRHFTLGYDALILCTGATDRLMPLEGWQLAGTYSLGGAQIALKAQSVSIGHRVVFMGSGPLLYLVASQYLKAGAQVAAVLDTSPLGKRIGALPKLLARPGLLWTGMKLLARLCLARVPVHLGIQPIRVLGDAQGGVSLVQVKTAKGDSLDVECDALALGYHLRPETQLADLAGCRLAFDPASSQWLLELDEAGRTSVNGVYAAGDGAKIRGADAAEHAGRLSALALLEDLQLPVNAAERDEQRQALAVMDQFRLGLAQAFPWPSAQAKALPDTAIVCRCEMISAGELRRTVREKGACEVNRAKAFSRVGMGRCQGRYCSQAGAEVIAAAAGVAVQEVGRQRGQAPVKPLSMLTGEVTP, encoded by the coding sequence ATGGCCACTGCACGGCTGAACATCCCGTCCGGCAGCGCGCCGCGGGTGGTGATAGTCGGCGCCGGCCCGGCCGGCACCCGCTGCGCCGAAACCCTGCTGGCGGCCGGCATTGTGCCGACCCTGGTCGACGAAAACCGCCGCGACGGCGGGCAGATCTACCGTCGCCAGCCCGAAGGTTTCCGCCGCGACTACGCCACCCTGTACGGCAGCGAAGCGCACAAGGCCCGGGCCCTGCACGACAGCTTCGAGCGCCTGCGCCCGCGCATCGACTATCGCCCGGACACCCTGGCGTGGAACCTGACCCCGGGGCAGCTGTGCTGCGTCAGCCAGGGCCGGCACTTCACCCTGGGCTACGACGCGCTGATCCTCTGCACCGGCGCCACCGACCGCCTGATGCCGCTCGAAGGCTGGCAACTGGCGGGCACCTACAGCCTGGGCGGCGCGCAGATCGCCCTCAAGGCGCAGTCGGTGTCCATCGGCCACCGCGTGGTGTTCATGGGCAGCGGGCCGCTGCTGTACCTGGTGGCCAGCCAGTACCTCAAGGCCGGGGCGCAGGTCGCCGCGGTGCTCGACACCTCTCCGCTGGGCAAGCGCATCGGTGCCTTGCCGAAGCTGTTGGCGCGCCCGGGATTGCTCTGGACCGGCATGAAGCTGCTGGCGCGGCTGTGCCTGGCCCGGGTCCCGGTGCACCTGGGCATCCAGCCGATCCGGGTACTGGGCGATGCCCAGGGCGGGGTCAGCCTGGTGCAGGTCAAGACCGCCAAGGGCGACAGCCTGGATGTCGAGTGCGATGCCCTGGCCCTGGGCTATCACTTGCGCCCGGAAACCCAGTTGGCCGACCTCGCCGGTTGCCGCCTGGCCTTCGACCCGGCGTCCAGCCAATGGCTGCTGGAACTCGACGAGGCCGGGCGCACCAGCGTCAACGGGGTCTACGCCGCCGGCGACGGGGCGAAGATCCGTGGCGCCGACGCCGCCGAACACGCTGGGCGCCTCTCGGCGCTGGCCCTGCTCGAGGATCTGCAACTGCCGGTCAACGCCGCGGAACGGGACGAACAGCGCCAGGCCCTGGCGGTGATGGACCAGTTCCGCCTGGGCCTGGCCCAGGCCTTTCCCTGGCCGAGCGCCCAGGCCAAGGCACTGCCGGACACCGCCATCGTCTGCCGGTGCGAGATGATCAGCGCCGGCGAACTGCGCCGCACCGTGCGCGAGAAGGGCGCCTGCGAGGTCAACCGCGCCAAGGCCTTCAGCCGGGTCGGCATGGGCCGCTGCCAGGGTCGCTACTGTTCCCAGGCCGGGGCCGAGGTGATCGCCGCCGCGGCTGGGGTCGCGGTGCAGGAGGTGGGCCGGCAGCGCGGCCAGGCCCCGGTCAAACCCCTTTCGATGCTCACCGGGGAGGTGACGCCATGA
- a CDS encoding ABC transporter ATP-binding protein has protein sequence MSQLIRVQDLRVVAGGEGGEVEIVKGVSFALEQGEVLALIGESGSGKTTIALALLGYARRGCRLASGVVRVGEHDMLALGEEQLQGLRGNRVSYIAQSAAAAFNPAKRLLDQVLEGALIHGLDSRANLEAKAIELFRDLALPDPEHIGQRYPHQVSGGQLQRVMAAMALISDPLLVILDEPTTALDVTTQIDVLRAFKRVVRERGATAVYVSHDLAVVAQMADQIVVLNGGQILEQSATAPLLEGPAHDYTRSLLAAARPDSTIRPPSDIAEDQPLLTIKGLTAGYGNKNLQGMPMIRVLEDIDLTVRRGQAIGVIGESGSGKSTLARVVAGLLTPALGSLTFDGQPLGGSLSSRTDEQFRRIQMVFQNADTALNPMHSVSAILSRPLKMYFGLKGAALRQRIDELLDLVRLPRTLAQRRPNELSGGQKQRVNLARALAAKPDLILCDEVTSALDTVVGAAILELLRDLRQELGVSYLFISHDISTVRALCDDIVVMYSGHKVEAGSRVAFGQAPFHPYTDLLIHSVPELRQGWLESCGSTCASLPPIGARANVPELCTFLNRCPVRIDGLCNRTAPNRRAIDGGSEILCHRDSGELLQSQQNFNGMTEGAYA, from the coding sequence ATGAGCCAGTTGATTCGAGTGCAAGACCTGCGGGTGGTCGCCGGCGGCGAGGGCGGCGAAGTGGAGATCGTCAAGGGCGTGAGCTTCGCCCTGGAGCAGGGCGAGGTACTGGCGCTGATCGGCGAGTCCGGCTCGGGCAAGACCACTATCGCCCTGGCCCTGCTGGGGTATGCCCGCCGCGGTTGTCGCCTGGCGTCCGGGGTGGTGCGGGTCGGCGAGCACGACATGCTGGCCCTGGGCGAGGAGCAGTTGCAGGGCCTGCGCGGCAATCGCGTGTCCTACATCGCGCAGAGCGCGGCGGCGGCCTTCAACCCGGCGAAACGCCTGCTCGACCAGGTGCTGGAGGGCGCCCTGATCCATGGCCTGGACAGCCGCGCCAACCTGGAGGCCAAGGCCATCGAGCTGTTTCGCGACCTGGCCCTGCCGGACCCGGAACACATCGGCCAGCGTTACCCGCATCAGGTCTCGGGCGGGCAGTTGCAACGGGTCATGGCGGCCATGGCGCTGATCAGCGACCCGCTGCTGGTGATCCTCGACGAACCGACCACCGCGCTCGACGTCACCACCCAGATCGACGTGCTGCGCGCCTTCAAACGGGTGGTGCGCGAACGCGGGGCCACGGCGGTGTATGTGTCCCACGACCTGGCGGTGGTGGCGCAGATGGCCGATCAGATCGTGGTGCTCAACGGCGGCCAGATCCTCGAACAGAGCGCCACCGCGCCGCTGCTCGAGGGCCCGGCCCACGATTACACCCGCAGCCTGCTGGCGGCCGCGCGCCCGGACTCGACCATTCGCCCGCCCAGCGATATCGCCGAGGACCAGCCGCTGCTGACCATCAAGGGCCTGACCGCCGGCTACGGCAACAAGAACCTGCAAGGCATGCCGATGATCCGCGTGCTGGAGGACATCGACCTGACCGTGCGCCGTGGCCAGGCCATCGGCGTGATCGGCGAGTCCGGCTCGGGCAAGTCGACCCTGGCGCGGGTGGTGGCCGGCCTGCTGACCCCGGCCCTGGGCAGCCTGACCTTCGATGGCCAACCCCTGGGCGGCAGCCTGTCGAGCCGCACCGACGAGCAGTTCCGGCGGATCCAGATGGTGTTCCAGAACGCCGACACCGCGCTCAACCCCATGCACAGCGTCAGCGCCATTCTCAGCCGGCCGCTGAAGATGTATTTCGGCCTCAAGGGCGCGGCGCTGCGCCAGCGCATCGACGAGTTGCTGGACCTGGTGCGGCTGCCGCGCACGCTCGCGCAGCGGCGGCCCAACGAGCTGTCCGGCGGGCAGAAGCAACGGGTCAACCTGGCCCGCGCGCTGGCGGCCAAGCCCGACCTGATCCTTTGCGACGAGGTGACGTCGGCCCTGGATACCGTGGTCGGCGCGGCGATTCTCGAACTGCTGCGCGACCTGCGCCAGGAGCTGGGGGTGTCCTACCTGTTCATCAGCCACGACATTTCCACGGTGCGCGCGCTGTGCGACGACATTGTGGTGATGTACAGCGGGCACAAGGTCGAGGCCGGCAGCCGCGTGGCCTTCGGCCAGGCGCCGTTCCATCCCTATACCGACCTGCTGATCCACTCGGTGCCGGAGCTGCGCCAGGGCTGGCTGGAAAGCTGCGGCAGCACCTGCGCCAGCCTGCCGCCGATCGGCGCCAGGGCCAATGTGCCGGAGCTGTGCACCTTCCTCAATCGCTGCCCGGTGCGCATCGACGGCCTGTGCAACCGCACCGCGCCGAACCGCCGCGCCATCGACGGCGGCAGCGAGATCCTCTGCCACCGCGACAGCGGCGAGTTGTTGCAGAGCCAACAGAACTTCAATGGCATGACCGAGGGAGCCTACGCATGA
- a CDS encoding ABC transporter substrate-binding protein, whose translation MTDNKVDPQLISGEESLRVFEGLNRGMSRRSALRMLGVAGVAAAGAGSLFGSAGTLLASDSAAPGKGKPGGRIRVAGMSSSTADTLDPAKGALSTDYVRHFMFYNGLTRFDSHLVPQLELAERIDNTDATLWIITLRKDVTFHNGKGLTAADVVFSLSRHKDPATGSKVMPLMEQFAEIKATGTHEVQIRLKAPNAELPSILAVSHLLIVPEGTTDFSQGIGTGPFKVKEFKPGVRSISARNPNYWKPGLPYLDEIEFIAIADEPSRVNALLSGDVNLINEVNPRSTARIAASAGHRVVDAPSGNYTDLIIRQDQLPGQSPEFTQALKHLLDREQVKSAVFRGYAVVGNDHPIAPGSRYYNADLPQTPYDPEKARFLLKKAGMEKVSMPLVASPAATGSVDIAVLLQQSAKQAGLTLNVNRLPSDGYWSNHWMKHPLSFGNINPRPNADVIFSQFFQSSAPWNESGWKNEQFDQLLMLARGETDDAKRSTMYADMQTLVHDHCGIGIPVFISNIDGVDQRIKGYGSNPLGGFMGYMFAEQVWLDA comes from the coding sequence ATGACTGACAACAAAGTCGATCCGCAACTGATTTCCGGCGAAGAAAGCCTGAGGGTTTTCGAAGGCCTGAACCGTGGCATGTCCCGCCGCAGCGCCTTGCGCATGCTCGGCGTGGCCGGTGTCGCCGCCGCGGGCGCCGGCAGCCTGTTCGGCAGTGCCGGCACCTTGCTCGCCAGCGACAGCGCGGCGCCGGGCAAGGGCAAGCCGGGCGGGCGCATCCGCGTCGCCGGGATGTCCAGTTCCACCGCCGACACCCTCGACCCGGCCAAGGGCGCGCTGTCCACCGACTATGTGCGGCACTTCATGTTCTACAACGGCCTGACCCGCTTCGACAGCCACCTGGTGCCGCAGCTGGAACTGGCCGAGCGCATCGACAATACCGACGCCACGTTGTGGATCATCACCCTGCGCAAGGACGTGACCTTCCACAACGGCAAGGGCTTGACCGCCGCCGACGTGGTGTTCTCGCTGTCGCGGCACAAGGACCCGGCCACCGGTTCCAAGGTCATGCCGCTGATGGAGCAGTTCGCCGAGATCAAGGCCACCGGCACCCATGAGGTGCAGATCCGCCTCAAGGCGCCGAACGCCGAGCTGCCGTCGATCCTCGCGGTCTCGCACCTGCTGATCGTGCCCGAAGGCACCACCGACTTCAGCCAGGGCATCGGCACCGGGCCGTTCAAGGTCAAGGAGTTCAAGCCGGGCGTGCGCTCGATCTCCGCGCGCAACCCGAACTACTGGAAGCCGGGCCTGCCGTACCTGGACGAGATCGAGTTCATCGCCATCGCCGACGAGCCGTCGCGGGTCAACGCCTTGCTCTCCGGGGACGTGAACCTGATCAACGAAGTCAACCCGCGCTCCACCGCGCGCATCGCCGCCAGCGCCGGGCACCGGGTGGTGGACGCGCCGTCGGGCAACTACACCGACCTGATCATTCGCCAGGACCAGCTGCCCGGCCAGAGCCCGGAATTCACCCAGGCGCTGAAGCATCTGCTGGACCGCGAACAGGTCAAGTCCGCGGTGTTCCGTGGCTACGCCGTGGTCGGCAACGACCACCCGATCGCCCCGGGGTCGCGTTACTACAACGCCGACCTGCCGCAGACCCCGTACGACCCGGAAAAGGCCCGCTTCCTGCTGAAAAAGGCCGGCATGGAGAAGGTCAGCATGCCGCTGGTGGCCTCGCCGGCCGCCACCGGTTCGGTGGACATCGCCGTGCTCTTGCAGCAGTCGGCCAAGCAGGCCGGGCTGACCCTCAACGTCAACCGCCTGCCCAGCGACGGCTACTGGTCCAACCACTGGATGAAGCACCCGCTGAGCTTCGGCAACATCAACCCGCGGCCGAACGCCGACGTGATCTTCTCGCAGTTTTTCCAGTCCAGCGCGCCATGGAACGAATCGGGCTGGAAGAACGAGCAGTTCGACCAGTTGCTGATGCTGGCCCGCGGCGAAACCGACGACGCCAAGCGCAGCACGATGTACGCCGACATGCAGACCCTGGTGCACGACCACTGCGGCATTGGCATCCCGGTGTTCATCAGCAACATCGACGGGGTCGACCAGCGCATCAAGGGCTATGGCAGCAACCCCCTGGGCGGCTTCATGGGCTACATGTTCGCCGAGCAGGTGTGGCTGGACGCGTGA
- the argE gene encoding acetylornithine deacetylase: protein MKPRVLEIFKRLIAFDTVSSESNLALIEYVRELLLGKGIESLIVKDESGRKANLFASTGPRELPGILLSGHTDVVPAAGQAWSLPAFQVTEQGGRLYGRGSCDMKGFIALAIDAMLDAADCTLSRPLQLALSHDEEIGCVGVRRLLDVLHLAPVRPFLCLIGEPTHMQFVLGHKGKGSYRVHCRGQEAHSSLAPLAANAIHLACDFIAGLRDSQQHLREQGARDADYDIPYSTVHVGQIGGGKALNIVPNLCTLDFEVRNLPADDLEQFLDQMRERAELIVREARQLSEVAAIEIETLNVYPGLETHPSVEAVRFLHDFAAPGTGYAKVGFGTEGGLFNQRLDIPVVVCGPGSIEQAHKPDEFIEVSQMDAGQRFLEGLLGSLKR from the coding sequence ATGAAACCCCGGGTACTGGAGATCTTCAAGCGCCTGATCGCCTTCGACACCGTGTCCTCGGAGTCGAACCTGGCGCTGATCGAATACGTGCGCGAGTTGCTGCTGGGCAAGGGCATCGAGTCGCTGATCGTCAAGGACGAAAGCGGGCGCAAGGCCAACCTGTTCGCCAGCACCGGGCCCCGGGAACTGCCGGGGATCCTGCTGTCCGGGCACACCGACGTGGTGCCCGCCGCAGGCCAGGCCTGGAGCCTGCCGGCGTTCCAGGTCACGGAGCAGGGCGGGCGCCTCTACGGGCGCGGTAGCTGCGACATGAAGGGGTTTATCGCCCTGGCCATAGACGCCATGCTCGATGCCGCGGACTGCACCTTGAGCCGGCCGCTGCAACTGGCGCTGTCCCATGACGAGGAAATCGGCTGCGTCGGCGTGCGCCGGCTGCTGGACGTGTTGCACCTGGCGCCGGTGCGGCCGTTCCTGTGCCTGATCGGCGAACCCACCCACATGCAGTTCGTGCTCGGGCACAAGGGCAAGGGCTCGTACCGCGTCCATTGCCGTGGCCAGGAAGCGCATTCCTCCCTGGCGCCGCTGGCGGCCAACGCGATTCACCTGGCCTGCGATTTCATCGCCGGTTTGCGCGACAGCCAGCAGCACCTGCGCGAGCAGGGCGCGCGGGACGCCGACTACGACATTCCCTACAGCACCGTGCACGTCGGGCAGATTGGCGGCGGCAAGGCGCTGAACATAGTGCCGAACCTGTGCACCCTGGATTTCGAGGTGCGCAACCTGCCGGCGGACGATCTTGAGCAGTTCCTCGACCAGATGCGCGAACGCGCCGAGCTGATCGTGCGCGAGGCGCGCCAGCTTTCCGAAGTGGCGGCCATCGAGATTGAAACCCTGAATGTCTACCCGGGGCTGGAGACCCATCCGAGTGTCGAGGCGGTGCGTTTCCTCCACGACTTCGCCGCGCCCGGCACCGGCTACGCCAAGGTCGGCTTCGGCACCGAAGGCGGCCTGTTCAACCAGCGCCTGGACATCCCGGTGGTGGTCTGTGGCCCGGGCTCCATCGAGCAGGCGCACAAGCCCGACGAGTTCATCGAGGTCAGCCAGATGGACGCCGGCCAGCGTTTTCTCGAAGGCTTGCTGGGTTCCCTGAAACGCTGA
- a CDS encoding ABC transporter permease, which produces MNSNTLWLIGRRMGAAVVTLLIVSMVVFAITAVLPGDAAQQALGQFATPEQVAALRLKLGLDQPGVVRYLHWLLSLLAGDMGTSVSNAMPVSELMAGRVPNTLMLAAVTAVVSVPLALTLGIGSAMGRGGRLDSFLSFITLALVAVPEFLVATLAVLVFAVNLGWLSALSYASETHSPLQFLRTYALPVMTLCFVIVAQMARMTRAAVIDQLDSPYVEMARLKGVSPVRIVLRHALPNAIGPIANAVALSLSYLLGGVVIVETIFNYPGIASLMVDAVTNRDMALVQACTMLFCTAYLGLVLIADLCAILSNPRLRNQ; this is translated from the coding sequence ATGAATAGCAACACACTGTGGTTGATCGGGCGGCGCATGGGCGCCGCGGTCGTGACCTTGTTGATCGTGTCCATGGTGGTGTTCGCCATCACCGCGGTGCTGCCGGGGGACGCGGCGCAACAGGCCCTGGGGCAGTTCGCCACGCCGGAACAGGTGGCGGCGCTGCGCCTGAAGCTGGGCCTGGACCAGCCCGGTGTGGTGCGTTACCTGCACTGGCTGCTCAGCCTGCTGGCCGGCGACATGGGCACCTCGGTGTCCAACGCCATGCCGGTCAGCGAGCTGATGGCCGGACGGGTGCCCAACACCCTGATGCTTGCGGCGGTGACCGCGGTGGTCTCGGTGCCGCTGGCGCTGACCCTGGGCATCGGCTCGGCCATGGGCCGCGGCGGGCGCCTGGACAGCTTCCTGAGCTTCATCACCCTGGCCCTGGTGGCGGTGCCGGAGTTCCTGGTGGCGACCCTGGCGGTGCTGGTGTTCGCGGTGAACCTGGGCTGGCTGTCGGCCTTGTCCTACGCCAGCGAAACCCACTCGCCGCTGCAGTTCCTGCGCACCTACGCCTTGCCGGTGATGACCCTGTGCTTCGTCATCGTCGCGCAGATGGCGCGCATGACCCGCGCCGCGGTGATCGACCAGCTCGACAGCCCCTACGTGGAAATGGCCCGGCTCAAGGGCGTCAGCCCGGTGCGCATCGTGCTGCGCCACGCCTTGCCCAACGCCATCGGGCCGATCGCCAACGCGGTGGCGCTGAGCCTGTCGTACCTGCTGGGCGGGGTGGTGATCGTCGAGACCATCTTCAACTATCCCGGGATCGCCAGCCTGATGGTCGACGCGGTGACCAACCGCGACATGGCGCTGGTGCAGGCCTGCACCATGCTGTTCTGCACGGCCTACCTGGGCTTGGTGCTGATTGCCGACCTGTGCGCGATTCTTTCCAATCCGAGGCTGAGAAACCAATGA
- a CDS encoding NAD(P)/FAD-dependent oxidoreductase produces the protein MTVQQSDVLIVGGGLMGSAAAFFLRRRGQSVTLLERDQIGQYASGVNFGNVRRQGRYLGQLELANRSWALWKRLPELIDDDLEFIASGHMRVCYREDEIAELEAYAAAPEASELDLQIYRGRELHERFPFLGPDVKGGSYAPHDGHANPRLAAPAFARAAVRAGARIEERTEVSEVQKVGGGFLVGTTDGRQFSAERLLITAGAWGQKLSEQFGEPVPLDTNGPQMAVTEPVPYALPTVIGVYTKIPEEVIYFRQIPRGNIIIGGGYRSKPDMLTRRAQVEPRSILNQIQQMRRLLPGVGNLNIIRVWSGIEGYLPDSLPIMGPSGQIDGLYYAFGFCGHGFQLGPGVGDVMAELIATGSTGTSIDAFSIRRFAGTTAQRSKAS, from the coding sequence ATGACCGTGCAACAGTCCGATGTGCTGATTGTCGGCGGCGGCCTGATGGGCTCGGCGGCGGCGTTTTTCCTGCGCCGGCGCGGCCAGTCGGTGACCCTGCTGGAGCGCGACCAGATCGGCCAGTACGCCAGCGGGGTGAACTTCGGCAACGTGCGGCGCCAGGGCCGTTATCTCGGCCAGCTGGAGCTGGCCAACCGTTCCTGGGCCCTGTGGAAGCGCCTGCCGGAGCTGATCGACGACGACCTGGAGTTCATTGCCAGCGGGCATATGCGGGTGTGCTACCGCGAGGACGAAATCGCCGAGCTGGAAGCCTATGCCGCGGCGCCCGAGGCGAGTGAGCTGGACCTGCAGATCTACCGCGGCCGCGAGCTGCACGAGCGCTTTCCGTTTCTCGGGCCGGACGTCAAGGGCGGCTCCTACGCGCCCCATGACGGCCACGCCAACCCGCGCCTGGCGGCCCCGGCCTTTGCCCGGGCGGCGGTGCGCGCCGGGGCGCGGATCGAAGAACGCACCGAGGTGAGCGAGGTGCAGAAGGTCGGCGGCGGGTTCCTGGTCGGCACCACCGATGGCCGCCAGTTCAGCGCCGAACGCCTGCTGATCACCGCCGGCGCCTGGGGCCAGAAGCTCTCCGAGCAGTTCGGCGAACCGGTGCCGCTGGACACCAACGGCCCGCAGATGGCGGTCACCGAGCCGGTGCCTTACGCCTTGCCGACGGTGATCGGGGTCTACACCAAGATCCCCGAGGAGGTGATCTACTTCCGCCAGATTCCCCGCGGCAACATCATCATCGGCGGCGGCTACCGCAGCAAACCGGACATGCTCACCAGGCGCGCCCAGGTCGAACCGCGCAGCATCCTCAACCAGATCCAGCAGATGCGCCGGCTGCTGCCGGGCGTCGGCAACCTCAACATCATCCGCGTGTGGAGCGGCATCGAAGGGTATCTGCCCGATTCGCTGCCGATCATGGGCCCCAGCGGCCAGATCGACGGCCTGTACTACGCCTTCGGTTTCTGTGGCCATGGCTTCCAGCTCGGCCCGGGCGTCGGCGACGTGATGGCCGAGCTGATCGCCACCGGCAGCACCGGCACCTCGATCGACGCCTTTTCGATTCGCCGCTTCGCCGGCACCACCGCACAACGGAGCAAGGCCTCATGA
- a CDS encoding ABC transporter permease: protein MTNLMVKSTPATPDLALGKVSHGPSWLGLTGAAMCVLWLLVALFGPWLAPHPVGEVVSANVFDAMGAAYPFGTDYLGRDMLSRVLVGARFTVGLALISAVLASGLGTACALLSVVAPKWLDEVISRLMDAFISIPSKMLALIMVSAFGSSVVLLVCTAVLSFTPGAFRIARSLAVNIEALEYVQVARTRGERRLYIACVEILPNMLNPVLTDLGLRFGFIVLLLSGMSFLGLGVQPPDADLGSLVRENIGGLNQGAPAIVIPALAIGTLTIGVNLFIDRISSRRSRRPGGH from the coding sequence ATGACCAATCTCATGGTGAAGTCGACGCCGGCCACGCCCGACCTGGCGCTGGGCAAGGTGTCCCACGGGCCGTCCTGGCTCGGCCTGACCGGGGCCGCGATGTGTGTGCTGTGGCTGCTGGTGGCGCTGTTCGGCCCCTGGCTGGCGCCGCACCCGGTGGGCGAAGTGGTGTCCGCCAATGTGTTCGACGCCATGGGCGCGGCCTACCCGTTCGGCACCGATTACCTGGGCCGCGACATGCTCAGCCGGGTGCTGGTGGGCGCGCGGTTCACCGTCGGCCTGGCGCTGATTTCCGCGGTCCTGGCTAGCGGCCTGGGCACCGCCTGCGCCTTGCTCTCGGTGGTCGCACCGAAATGGCTGGATGAAGTCATCAGCCGCCTGATGGACGCCTTTATCTCCATCCCGAGCAAGATGCTGGCGCTGATCATGGTCTCGGCCTTCGGCTCCTCGGTGGTGCTGCTGGTGTGCACCGCGGTGCTGAGCTTCACCCCCGGGGCGTTCCGTATCGCCCGCAGCCTGGCGGTGAATATCGAAGCCCTGGAGTACGTGCAGGTGGCCCGCACCCGCGGTGAGCGCCGGCTGTACATCGCCTGCGTGGAGATCCTGCCGAACATGCTCAACCCGGTGCTCACCGACCTGGGCCTGCGCTTCGGCTTCATCGTCCTGCTGCTCAGCGGCATGAGCTTCCTTGGCCTGGGCGTGCAGCCGCCGGACGCCGACCTCGGTTCGCTGGTGCGCGAGAACATCGGTGGCCTCAACCAGGGCGCGCCGGCCATCGTCATCCCGGCGCTGGCTATCGGCACCCTGACCATTGGCGTGAACCTGTTCATCGACAGGATTTCGTCGCGCCGCAGCCGCCGTCCGGGAGGTCATTGA